From Platichthys flesus chromosome 19, fPlaFle2.1, whole genome shotgun sequence:
TGAAATGTCAAAAAGAGAACAGTGAATCCAATCAAACCAGGTTCCCTTCTGCTCGTGCATATCAGAGCTTCATCTTCATTCATATCTGTAGCTAATGACGTTCAACAGCCGAGGAGTCCCAACACGACACCAGATCCTAACGAAGCAGATGTAGTCTGTGTGACACACTGTGCACGTCACAGTAAAGATAGAACCTCACCTTATAACTACACCACCTTTCTCTGGACTTGACTGACAGCTGGTTAGTGATCAGCAGCTCGACTGGCTGCTGTCACATTatgtttcagtttgttgttgacgcttcttcttcttcttctcctgctgatTCTTCCTATTCGTCTTCTTCTTTGGGGTTTAACGAAAGCTTGCATCCCTGATATGGACCTTCTACTGCCACCCCCTGGTGCGAGTTAATCCCTACAGCGTCCGTTTTGTGTGATATTACAATTTCAATGGGGCCCCTGTGTCTgccagtgcctgtcagtgcctGGGGCccttataataataatcttccgatttttcttcttctttttttttcttgttgatCAATTAAAACACTGAGGGTACTTGGTGGGTCTGAATATAAAAGAGTTGAACCTCTATAGAAATCACATCTATTTTGATGATGCCCCCTTTCTATCCAAGAACTTTtgaactgtaaacagatgcacacacaggcagacaaatttgtaagctataaaaaaacaatacaaatatataataaaatatatcaaaagagtcctgtactgatagcatatcatgtcatgtcgacacaaataaactttaatgatgtccacaatcggggtgattcttacctctatattgttctttcttctcctcctctactttgcggtgctttctgaattgtgcacctgataatttaatctttttttgattcatctttgactcttaCTGCAGTCTATAATGTCCCTACTATGCcgccaaaatgagtaggtttttatacatctctttgtatgcagcacgcttctatgaggaactgttgtgaagtgaaatgaaactccttttttgtctgttcatgctgaaataaagtggattcacttgttctgacgttttcgatcacatctttataaaacacctcactagcttcacactacaaaccccATGGGGCTGGGggaatgttttttgagagacgattccagattcattcactagactggcactcagtagagctcaacagagccgtataggttcctctctgatccatgcagcttccttctaacaagttgtgtggttattggtccagtagtttattacataaacctgttgactgacaaatcagagatgaaaacaaaaccaccttagcagaggtaaCAAAACCTCCACCTATTTATCAAgtaaatgtcaccaacattaataattattagaatcacaacaggaaattaaaagtagaatgaaatgtttaaagaatatctaaatagttgacgggtcattttctgttggtcgacttatcaattcatttattaaaagctaattttcccaCTTcgcactttccaccttaaaactatgacatgaactgaactatgaactagttcagaattgaaatggtgaactatgaacgtgaactattcatgtttacttgtatgaactgaaatttgaaATAGTTCATGTCATGAGAGGTataaacttgcacaacactgtatgTTGTTCATTATGTTATTAAGTGTGTTGTACAGTATGTTATTAAGTGTGTTGTACAGTATGTTATTAAGTATGTTGTACAGTATGTTATTAAGTATGTCGTAGTATGTTGTACAGTATGTTGTTCAGTatgttattaaatatatttcagtATGTTGTACAGTATGTTATTAAGTATGTTGTACAGTATGGTGCACAGTATTTTGTAAAGTATGTTTTAACTTGATGagttctggtgtgtgtgttcaaatctGTCCATGTGGTTTCCCACTTTGGTCAGTAGGTGGCAGCAGTACAACATAAGACGGATGTCAGTGTTCAttcaaacaagaagaagaagaagtgctgTAGCATCATCGCACATTTCACCAGCAGCAATAAGAAGATTTAAGAGATTTAATTTTCACATCGACACTTTTTCGCTGAGGCAACATGCCTCGTTTCGCTCAGCTGGTGATGGGCCCGGCGGGCAGCGGTAAGGTGCGTCATCAGTCGGCCCCGTAAACTTCCTGTAATCATTGTTATGCTAGTGGGCTAAAGCTATGCTATGCTAAAGCATGAGGCTGATCTGTATCCCTCACAGACCAAGTTCAACTTCAGGTTTTATTTGTCATCAGCAAGTGAACACAGAGTCAACCGTAGAATTAAAGACAAGGAGAAACAGGTCAGCAGCAGAATCcttacaattaaaataaaagccagGTAGAAGGAATTTATTATACAATAACgtacaaatacaatacaaagcAATATACAATGTAAGGTGCAGTGTGAATGAAGTAACAATTTTAACAGTATGGAGTGTGTGGTTTTAATTATGGCACTTGTGTGTTTATAGTTATTCCTAACATGCAGGCAAACAGATGTACTGAGGGTTGTTGGTCATGAGTTGACTGCACGTTTAGGAACCTGATGGCCTGATTGTTGGAACTGTTCTTATATTTGTATGTTATGAATGGATTattaatgtgtttatgtgtcatCACAGAGTACCTACTGCTCCACCATGATCCAGCATTCAGAGCAGATAAACCGCTCAGTTCAGGTGGTCAACCTGGACCCGGCGGCTGAGCACTTTGACTACCCTGTCATGGCAGGTGAATACTGCATCTCTTTACCTCACATAGTGATACTTGGAGTACATTACGAATACTtagctgtatataaagacatgTGCAGACCATGATAAATAGAGGAGATTGCAATAGGTTGTGTTGTTACATccctgtaatgtttttttttttttataggtaTATTTTAAATCAGTAGTGTGTTGTTATTACACTGTTTCGTTCGCATGGAGTATAACAGCACTCTAAGCTAGATCACAGCATAGTGTCACCACACAAAGCCTGACATATCTAACTGTACAAAGTGGTAGTAAacaatacagaatatatatGACTGAAATACAGACAGATGTCAGGGATAATCATACAAATTTACTTAATTTTcttaacaaagttacaaagtgcttcccagacagaaaaaaatgcaaatgagaaaaaaggCAACCtaaacaatagaaatgttatcagtgcagaaaacagagggaaataaaatgaagtaacacacaaaataaaacactatatTTAAAGCTTTGTGATTAAAATATGTTAGAGAAGAATAGAGTTGTATAATCACAGGATAGAGGAATCAAGCGTTTGCTGGGTAAATGTTATAATCTGTATGACAACTCCATTACTTGTGTCCTCAGACATCCGAGAGCTCATCCAGGTGGATGACGTGATGGAGGACGACTCTCTCAGATTTGGCCCAAACGGCGGCCTCGTCTTCTGCATGGAATACTTCGCCAACAACTTCGACTGGCTGGAGGAGAGCTTGGGTCATGTGGAAGACGACTACATATTGTTTGACTGCCCAGGTAAACACCTGCTGAGGGGTTACGTGCTTTTTCTCGTTGTGCTGTTGTGAGGAGAAGGTGATGGGTGGAGAAATGGGAGGACATCTGTTCTGCCAACACACAGTATGGTGGAGTTTTGACGACGTGgctttgtctctgcaggtcAGATTGAACTGTACACACACCTCCCTGTAATGAAGCAGCTGGTGGAGCAGCTACAGCAATGGGAGTTTCGGGTGTGCGGGGTCTTTCTGGTCGACTCCCAGTTCATGGTGGAGTCTTTTAAAGTAAGGCATCGCTCCAATATCctcatctgtttatttttaaacagatgagccgttgtttttttgtttttttacctgaaGCTGCAATTCTTCCCTGTTCCCTCACTTCAGTTCATCTCTGGAGTCATGGCTGCCCTGAGTGCCATGGTGTTATTGGAGATTcctcaaataaatataatgactAAAATGGACCTGCTCAGTCCAAAGGCAAAGAAGGAAATTGAAAAGTAAGTTACAAGTTATATGTGATCAATTCTCCTGAGACCCGCAGCAGTGGTTCTCCTTGAGTTTTTTAATACAACCCGAGTAACGCTTTGTATCTGCTTTAGATATCTGGACCCAGATATGTACTCGATGATGGAAGACTCCCCCGATTCCATCAGGAGCAAAAAGTTCAAGAAGCTGACTCAAGCTATCTGTGGCCTGGTGAGTGAGAACCTTCTTTTCACACTGGATTtagttttgaataaaaaaaaatgtttttaatgagacGTGTCTGCCTGTCCATCCAGATTGATGACTACAGTATGGTGAGGTTCCTGCCCTTTGACCGCACAGACGAGGAAGGTATTAACATAGTGCTTCAAAACATTGACTTCTCGATACAGTACGGAGAGGACCTGGAGCTCAAGGAGCcaaaggtgaaaacaaacaaaaccacaacaatacatttaaaaacatgttataACTTGGCATTGGCCATAATCTTCTTTCTGAACTATATATTTAAGGGATAccatgttcttttctttccacAGGAGACTGACGAGGAGCCCTCGAATCTAAACTTTGATGAGATATTTCAAGGCAAAGGAGACAGCTGAAGAGAAATGCCACTCCAGAAATGACGGAGTGTTAGTGCCATATTATAGAAAATGTATAATTCTGAGAATTTGTGAATAATGTTGTAAAATGTAGTGTACAGTATAGAgaataaaaattataatttgttcAAGTGGATCTTTTTCTCGTAAtgttatgactttattctctaAATCTCAGATTTATAATACTTAACTAATACGTAacagagactttacaggagacAGCAAAAATCTTGGAGGCTGATGATCAAGCCGAAGTGGAGAATGTGGACATGATACTGCAaagcacacagagaaaatgtaaaaaggacTGAATGCAAAGATGACAAACATCTAAtgtcatatatatttaaaagggGTTGTGAGCCACTTTGATGAATCTAGAGAAGTGTGATTTGAAT
This genomic window contains:
- the gpn3 gene encoding GPN-loop GTPase 3 isoform X1: MPRFAQLVMGPAGSGKSTYCSTMIQHSEQINRSVQVVNLDPAAEHFDYPVMADIRELIQVDDVMEDDSLRFGPNGGLVFCMEYFANNFDWLEESLGHVEDDYILFDCPGQIELYTHLPVMKQLVEQLQQWEFRVCGVFLVDSQFMVESFKFISGVMAALSAMVLLEIPQINIMTKMDLLSPKAKKEIEKYLDPDMYSMMEDSPDSIRSKKFKKLTQAICGLIDDYSMVRFLPFDRTDEEGINIVLQNIDFSIQYGEDLELKEPKETDEEPSNLNFDEIFQGKGDS
- the gpn3 gene encoding GPN-loop GTPase 3 isoform X2, translating into MIQHSEQINRSVQVVNLDPAAEHFDYPVMADIRELIQVDDVMEDDSLRFGPNGGLVFCMEYFANNFDWLEESLGHVEDDYILFDCPGQIELYTHLPVMKQLVEQLQQWEFRVCGVFLVDSQFMVESFKFISGVMAALSAMVLLEIPQINIMTKMDLLSPKAKKEIEKYLDPDMYSMMEDSPDSIRSKKFKKLTQAICGLIDDYSMVRFLPFDRTDEEGINIVLQNIDFSIQYGEDLELKEPKETDEEPSNLNFDEIFQGKGDS